GGCGTCCAGGGCCAGCGCGGCGAGCTGCTCCGAGCAGCGGTTCAGCTCCGCGCCGATCTCCTCCTCGGCGGCCCGGCCGCGCAGCCGGGCGCGGACCGTCGCGATCCGGGCGGCGGTGAAGTGCGTGGAGACCTCCGGGACGGCCTCCAGCGCGCCCACCGCGCCGCCGCGGTCGCCGGCCGCCAGCCGGACCCGGGCCAGGCCGAAGGCGGCGCCGACGTAGCCCCGGTCGGTGGTGCCGACCAGACGGTAGAACTCGGCGGCGTCCTCCGGGGTGCCGAGCAGCTCGGCGCAGACGGCCAGGGCCAGCTTGGGCGCCGGCTCGCCCGGGAAGGCGTCGTACAGCGCGTCGAAGGCCTCGGCGGCCTCCCGGGGCGCGCCGGACACCAGCGCGGTCAGGCCGCGGAACCAGACCACCCGCCAGTCCTCCGGGTGGTCGGCCTCCAGCGCCTGGAGCACCGCGCCGGCCGCCGCCGGGTCGCCGAGCTCCAGGTGGGCCCGCAGCGTGCGCAGCCGTACCTCCGCCGAGTCCCCGCCGGCCGCCCGGAGCGCGGCGAGCGCCTCCGCGGGCGCGCCGGCGGGCAGCGCGGCGATCAGCCCGGCGTGCGGGTCGGCCGGGTCCACCCGCGGCGCGGGCAGGGCGAGGGCCGCGGCGGCCGCGTCGAGCGGCCCGGAGGCCAGCTCGGTGTCGACCACCCGCAGCTCCGGGCCGAACAGCGTGGAGAGCGCGGCGCGCGGCATGCCGTCCTGGAGGCTGAGCACCTCCCGCAGCACCCCGGTGAGCTGGTCGGCCATCTCCTCGGCGGAGGCGAACCGGCGGGCCGGGTCCGGGTCGGTGGCCCGTACCAGGAAGCGGTAGAACGACTCGTACCGGGCCAGGACCGGGACCTCCTCCGGCCCCGGCAGGTCGTACCGGTAGGTGTCGGTGTAGCCCTGGAAGTCGAAGGTCAGCACCGCCAGGGTGCGGGCCACGGTGTAGAGGTCGGAGGCGGGGGAGGGGCCGTCGGTGGCGATCTCCGGGGCCTGGTAGCCGACCGTGCCGTAGACCGGCCCGTCGTCGTCGACGCGGCAGACCGCGCCCATGTCGATGATCTTGAGCGAGTCCTCGCTCTGGATCACGTTGTCCAGCTTGAAATCGCAGTACACCAGGCCCCGCGCGTGCAGGTAGCCGAGCGCCGGCAGCGCCTCCAGCGCGTACGCGATCGCCTGCTCCACCGGCAGCGGGTCCCGCCGGCCGTCCGGGGTGCGGCGCTCGTTGGCGATGTCCTTGAGCGACTTGCCGCCGACGTACTCCATCACGATGTAGCCGTCGCTCGCCCCGCCGCGCCGGTCCGGGTGCTCGACGAAGTTGATGATGCGGACGATGTTCGGGTGGTCCACCTCCGCCAGGAACCGGCGCTCGGCGATCGCCACCGCCAGCGCGTCCTCGTCCGCGGTGTCCAGCAGGCCCTTGAGCACCACCCAGCGGTCGCTCACCCGCCGGTCCACCGCCAGGTAGATCCAGCCCAGACCGCCGTGCGCCAGGCAGCCCAGCACCTCGTACTGACCGCCCACCAGGTCACCGCGGAACAGCTTCGGGCTGAACGAGTACGGCGTGCCGCACTTGGTGCAGAACCCCTCCGGACGGCCCGGCTGGCCGTTCTTCTCCCGGCCCACCGGGCTCTCGCACTTGCTGCAGAACCGCTTCCGCTCCGGTACCTGCGGATCGGCCAGCACCGCCGCGGACGGGTCCCTGGCCGGCACCGGAGGCACCGTCACCAGCCCCGCTCCCAGGTTCCCGCGGCGGACCGTCCCGGTCGAACCCCGGCCGCTGCGCACCGACACCGACCGGCCGCCGCCGGTCCGTGACGAGCGGTGCGACCGCGACCGGCCGGACATCGACCGCGCGCTGCCGCTGCGGGCCGACCCCGAACCCCCGGACTCCGGGGAGACCCGCGCCGGCGGCACCGCAGCCCCGGGCTCGGCGGCCAGCCCGCACTCGTCGC
The window above is part of the Kitasatospora sp. HUAS MG31 genome. Proteins encoded here:
- a CDS encoding serine/threonine-protein kinase — protein: MGEACTRPDCSGEGRIDADGYCDECGLAAEPGAAVPPARVSPESGGSGSARSGSARSMSGRSRSHRSSRTGGGRSVSVRSGRGSTGTVRRGNLGAGLVTVPPVPARDPSAAVLADPQVPERKRFCSKCESPVGREKNGQPGRPEGFCTKCGTPYSFSPKLFRGDLVGGQYEVLGCLAHGGLGWIYLAVDRRVSDRWVVLKGLLDTADEDALAVAIAERRFLAEVDHPNIVRIINFVEHPDRRGGASDGYIVMEYVGGKSLKDIANERRTPDGRRDPLPVEQAIAYALEALPALGYLHARGLVYCDFKLDNVIQSEDSLKIIDMGAVCRVDDDGPVYGTVGYQAPEIATDGPSPASDLYTVARTLAVLTFDFQGYTDTYRYDLPGPEEVPVLARYESFYRFLVRATDPDPARRFASAEEMADQLTGVLREVLSLQDGMPRAALSTLFGPELRVVDTELASGPLDAAAAALALPAPRVDPADPHAGLIAALPAGAPAEALAALRAAGGDSAEVRLRTLRAHLELGDPAAAGAVLQALEADHPEDWRVVWFRGLTALVSGAPREAAEAFDALYDAFPGEPAPKLALAVCAELLGTPEDAAEFYRLVGTTDRGYVGAAFGLARVRLAAGDRGGAVGALEAVPEVSTHFTAARIATVRARLRGRAAEEEIGAELNRCSEQLAALALDARRREELAVEVLDSALAWVRSGAPGGTGQVTVLGHPAAERELRFALEHSYRVLARLSDRAETRIEMVERANRARPRTWV